A region of Lichenibacterium dinghuense DNA encodes the following proteins:
- a CDS encoding HlyD family secretion protein: MAETETTRTDPAAPGAAPEGAVALRSGSPPAAAARDGEILPPAGVIAAPKRRKKRVVLPLLLAAALGGGGFEGYRYFVEGRFLVTTDDAYVKADMSTIAAKVAGYVSVVPVVDNAVVKKGQVLARIDDGDYVNAVEAARARIDTQDATVARIGRQVAAGAATVDQARAALASAKADATREAAEFDRADSLMRSSYGTQQRLDAARADRDRSAASVASAQASVTSAEAAIDVLKAQKVEAEKVRAELVTALARAERDLAFTTVKAPFDGVVGNKSVQPGQYVQTGGRLLSLVPLDSAYVEANFKETQVARLKPGQRVVIQPDAYGERAVEGRVESIAPASGAEFSMLPPENATGNFTKVVQRLPVRIAVPAEVAREGILRPGLSVEVEVHTRDASEPAPTVAGAIGPIVDGVTRRMKDAAASLGLGRAEAAQRHTAER; encoded by the coding sequence ATGGCCGAGACCGAGACGACGCGGACCGATCCCGCCGCCCCCGGCGCGGCGCCCGAGGGCGCGGTGGCGCTCCGATCCGGCTCGCCCCCGGCCGCCGCCGCGCGCGACGGCGAGATCCTGCCGCCCGCGGGCGTCATCGCGGCGCCGAAGCGCAGGAAGAAGCGCGTCGTCCTGCCGCTGCTCCTGGCTGCGGCGCTGGGCGGCGGCGGCTTCGAGGGATACCGCTACTTCGTCGAGGGCCGCTTCCTGGTCACGACCGACGACGCCTACGTGAAGGCCGACATGTCGACGATCGCCGCCAAGGTGGCGGGCTACGTCAGCGTCGTGCCGGTGGTGGACAACGCCGTCGTGAAGAAGGGGCAGGTGCTGGCCCGCATCGACGACGGCGACTACGTCAACGCGGTCGAGGCCGCCCGCGCCCGCATCGACACGCAGGACGCCACGGTGGCGCGCATCGGCCGCCAGGTCGCGGCCGGCGCCGCGACCGTGGACCAGGCCCGCGCCGCGCTCGCCTCCGCCAAGGCCGACGCGACGCGCGAGGCGGCCGAGTTCGACCGCGCCGACAGCCTGATGCGCTCGAGCTACGGCACGCAGCAGAGGCTCGACGCGGCCCGCGCCGACCGCGACCGTTCGGCCGCCTCCGTGGCCAGCGCGCAGGCCTCAGTCACCTCGGCCGAGGCGGCGATCGACGTGCTCAAGGCGCAGAAGGTCGAGGCCGAGAAGGTCCGCGCCGAGCTCGTGACCGCCCTGGCGCGCGCCGAGCGCGACCTCGCCTTCACGACCGTGAAGGCGCCCTTCGACGGCGTCGTCGGCAACAAGTCGGTGCAGCCCGGCCAGTACGTGCAGACGGGCGGCCGCCTCCTGTCGCTGGTGCCGCTGGACAGCGCCTACGTCGAGGCCAACTTCAAGGAAACGCAGGTGGCGCGGCTGAAGCCCGGCCAGCGCGTCGTCATCCAGCCGGACGCCTACGGCGAGCGCGCCGTCGAGGGGCGCGTCGAGAGCATCGCGCCGGCCTCCGGCGCCGAGTTCTCCATGCTGCCGCCCGAGAACGCCACCGGCAACTTCACCAAGGTGGTGCAGCGGCTGCCCGTGCGCATCGCGGTGCCGGCCGAGGTGGCGCGCGAGGGCATCCTGCGGCCGGGCCTGTCGGTCGAGGTCGAGGTGCACACCCGCGACGCGTCCGAGCCGGCCCCGACGGTCGCGGGCGCGATCGGGCCGATCGTCGACGGCGTGACGCGCCGCATGAAGGACGCGGCCGCCTCGCTCGGCCTCGGCCGCGCCGAGGCCGCCCAGCGCCACACCGCCGAGCGCTGA
- a CDS encoding bifunctional diguanylate cyclase/phosphodiesterase: MLRVYGCFVDRHDMLLVALAVVVCSLATVGSVTLVDHARRSEGRIRALWLGVAAMAGGVGIWATHFIAMLAFEPGLPSGYAIGLTACSLVAAVLFTGAGFALALDGRGPRGVVLGGAVLGLGIGAMHYGGMAAYRVAGRIDWDVGLVAVSVALGVALAAAALAVAETGWRCRQGLAALLLSAAICAHHFIGMGAVGIHPDPGVAVPASVLDGRTLAVAVALAGVLVVLFALLGLAADIRARNRSALEGDRMRSLADAAVEGLLICEGGAVAIVNASFAELSGFAPDDLALVPLSRLFPESAALAHVLAEPDCAEETELVTAGGAHVPVEVIAHPIVFAGRPHTAIAVRDLRARKLAEERIRFLAHHDALTGLPNRAWFGAALDDALAAAQRRGGTLAVLCLDLDRFKEVNDIFGHGAGDEMLKAVARKISGVLDGGEIAARLGGDEFAMLLPDAGAAAAEAKVKALLDAVARRAARTVSGPAIGISVGVALFPADGADAHALLSAADTALYRAKAEGRGTARFYEPGMGDAVRDRRRIEHDLRSAVARGELGLVYQPQMATGTGMTVGFEALLRWRHPERGFVSPALFVPIAEDSGAILPIGEWVLRTACAEAASWAAPLRVAVNVSAVQLHAPGFAELVEAVLRDTGIDPTRLELEITETALIRDIGRALAALRRLKALGVKVAMDDFGTGYSSLSNLRAFPFDRIKIDGSFVQSVDTNPQAAAIVRAILELGRGLDLSILAEGVETAAELGFLGAELCHEVQGYLLGRPAPIAQFEAVTRGDEMEAVTAAA, from the coding sequence ATGTTGCGCGTCTATGGATGCTTCGTCGATCGGCACGACATGCTTCTGGTCGCGCTGGCCGTGGTGGTCTGCTCGCTCGCCACCGTGGGGTCGGTGACGCTGGTCGACCACGCGCGCCGCAGCGAGGGCCGCATCCGCGCGCTGTGGCTGGGCGTCGCCGCCATGGCGGGCGGCGTCGGCATCTGGGCCACCCACTTCATCGCCATGCTGGCCTTCGAGCCGGGCCTGCCGAGCGGCTACGCGATCGGGCTCACGGCCTGCTCGCTCGTGGCCGCCGTGCTGTTCACGGGGGCGGGCTTCGCCCTGGCGCTCGACGGCCGCGGCCCGCGCGGCGTCGTGCTCGGCGGTGCCGTGCTGGGTCTCGGCATCGGCGCCATGCACTACGGCGGCATGGCGGCCTATCGCGTCGCGGGCCGCATCGACTGGGACGTCGGCCTCGTGGCGGTGTCGGTGGCGCTCGGCGTCGCCCTCGCGGCGGCGGCACTCGCCGTGGCGGAGACCGGCTGGCGCTGCCGCCAGGGCCTCGCCGCCCTGCTGCTCTCGGCGGCCATCTGCGCCCACCACTTCATCGGCATGGGCGCCGTCGGCATCCACCCCGACCCGGGCGTGGCGGTGCCGGCGAGCGTCCTCGACGGGCGCACGCTGGCCGTCGCCGTGGCGCTGGCCGGCGTGCTCGTGGTGCTCTTCGCGCTGCTCGGCCTCGCCGCCGACATCCGCGCCCGCAACCGCAGCGCCCTGGAGGGCGACCGCATGCGCTCGCTCGCCGACGCCGCCGTCGAGGGCCTGCTGATCTGCGAGGGGGGCGCCGTGGCCATCGTCAACGCCAGCTTCGCGGAGCTGTCGGGCTTCGCGCCGGACGATCTCGCGCTGGTGCCGCTGTCTCGCCTGTTCCCCGAGTCCGCCGCGCTCGCCCACGTCCTGGCGGAGCCGGACTGCGCGGAGGAGACGGAGCTCGTCACCGCTGGCGGTGCCCACGTGCCGGTCGAGGTCATCGCCCACCCCATCGTCTTCGCGGGGCGCCCCCACACGGCGATCGCGGTGCGCGACCTGCGCGCCCGCAAGCTCGCTGAGGAGCGCATCCGCTTCCTCGCCCACCACGACGCCCTGACGGGCCTGCCCAACCGCGCTTGGTTCGGCGCGGCGCTCGACGACGCGCTCGCCGCCGCCCAGCGGCGCGGCGGCACGCTGGCGGTGCTGTGCCTCGACCTCGACCGCTTCAAGGAGGTCAACGACATCTTCGGCCACGGGGCCGGCGACGAGATGCTGAAGGCGGTGGCCCGCAAGATCTCGGGCGTGCTCGACGGCGGTGAGATCGCGGCGCGCCTCGGCGGCGACGAGTTCGCGATGCTTCTGCCGGACGCCGGCGCGGCGGCGGCCGAGGCCAAGGTCAAGGCCCTGCTCGACGCGGTGGCCCGGCGCGCGGCCCGCACCGTTTCGGGCCCGGCGATCGGCATCAGCGTCGGCGTGGCCCTGTTCCCCGCCGACGGCGCCGACGCCCACGCCCTGCTCAGCGCCGCCGACACGGCCCTCTACCGCGCCAAGGCGGAGGGGCGCGGCACCGCCCGCTTCTACGAGCCGGGCATGGGCGACGCCGTCCGAGACCGCCGCCGCATCGAGCACGACCTGCGCTCCGCCGTCGCCCGCGGCGAGCTCGGCCTCGTCTACCAGCCCCAGATGGCCACCGGCACCGGCATGACGGTCGGCTTCGAGGCCCTGCTGCGCTGGCGCCACCCCGAGCGCGGCTTCGTGTCCCCCGCCCTGTTCGTGCCCATCGCCGAGGACAGCGGCGCCATCCTGCCCATCGGCGAATGGGTGCTCCGCACCGCCTGCGCCGAGGCCGCCAGCTGGGCCGCCCCCCTGCGCGTCGCCGTCAACGTGTCGGCCGTGCAGCTCCACGCGCCCGGCTTCGCCGAGCTCGTCGAGGCCGTGCTGCGCGACACCGGCATCGACCCGACCCGCCTGGAGCTGGAGATCACCGAAACGGCGCTGATCCGCGACATCGGCCGCGCGCTCGCGGCCCTGCGGCGCCTGAAGGCCCTCGGCGTCAAGGTCGCCATGGACGACTTCGGCACGGGCTACTCGTCGCTGTCGAACCTGCGGGCCTTCCCGTTCGACCGCATCAAGATCGACGGCTCCTTCGTGCAGTCGGTGGACACCAACCCGCAGGCGGCCGCCATCGTGCGCGCCATCCTGGAGCTCGGGCGCGGGCTCGACCTGTCGATCCTGGCCGAGGGCGTCGAGACCGCGGCCGAGCTGGGCTTCCTGGGCGCCGAACTGTGCCACGAGGTGCAGGGCTACCTGCTCGGCCGCCCGGCCCCCATCGCGCAGTTCGAGGCCGTCACGCGCGGCGACGAGATGGAGGCCGTCACCGCCGCAGCGTGA
- a CDS encoding LLM class flavin-dependent oxidoreductase, whose protein sequence is MIPFSVLDLAPVPEGSDAGDALRNARSLAQRAEALGFHRYWLAEHHNMVGIASAATAVAAMHVLDGTSTIRVGAGGVMLPNHAPLAIAEQFGTLAALHPGRVDLGLGRAPGSDGVTARAMRRTLTDPDDFPRDVMELQHYFADAQPGQQVRAVPGEGLGVPITILGSSTYGGQLAAALGLPHAFAAHFAPAQMRESIALYRAHFRPSAQLVRPHMMVCLNVTAADTDEEARHLFTSVEQQFIALRLGTPGKLPRPLADRAHEWGPRERMVLQSALSQAIVGSRDTVRRGLEAFVAEHRPDEILVTAMVHDHAARLRSFEIVAEVRDAMAAGASARVAAE, encoded by the coding sequence ATGATCCCCTTCTCCGTGCTCGACCTCGCCCCCGTGCCGGAGGGCTCCGACGCCGGCGACGCGCTGCGCAACGCCCGCTCCCTCGCGCAGCGCGCCGAGGCGCTCGGCTTCCACCGCTACTGGCTGGCCGAGCACCACAACATGGTGGGCATCGCCTCGGCGGCGACGGCGGTCGCGGCCATGCACGTGCTCGACGGCACCAGCACGATCCGCGTCGGCGCGGGCGGCGTGATGCTGCCCAACCACGCGCCGCTGGCCATCGCGGAGCAGTTCGGCACGCTGGCGGCCCTCCATCCGGGGCGCGTCGACCTCGGGCTCGGCCGCGCGCCGGGCTCGGACGGCGTCACGGCGCGCGCCATGCGCCGCACCCTGACCGACCCCGACGACTTCCCGCGCGACGTGATGGAGCTGCAGCACTATTTCGCCGACGCCCAGCCGGGCCAGCAGGTGCGGGCGGTGCCGGGGGAGGGGCTCGGCGTGCCGATCACCATCCTCGGCTCCAGCACCTACGGGGGCCAACTCGCCGCGGCGCTCGGCCTGCCGCACGCCTTCGCGGCGCATTTCGCGCCGGCGCAGATGCGCGAGTCGATCGCGCTGTACCGGGCTCATTTCCGCCCCTCGGCGCAGCTCGTGCGGCCGCACATGATGGTCTGCCTCAACGTGACGGCGGCCGACACCGACGAGGAGGCACGCCACCTGTTCACCTCGGTCGAGCAGCAGTTCATCGCGCTGAGGCTCGGCACGCCCGGCAAGCTGCCGCGCCCGCTGGCGGACCGCGCCCACGAGTGGGGCCCGCGCGAGCGGATGGTGCTCCAGAGCGCCCTGTCGCAGGCGATCGTGGGCTCGCGCGACACGGTGCGGCGCGGGCTCGAAGCCTTCGTGGCCGAGCACCGGCCCGACGAGATCCTGGTCACCGCCATGGTGCACGACCACGCGGCGCGGCTGCGCTCCTTCGAGATCGTGGCCGAGGTGCGCGACGCGATGGCGGCGGGGGCGAGCGCGCGGGTCGCGGCCGAGTAG
- the ilvD gene encoding dihydroxy-acid dehydratase, whose product MPPYRSRTTTHGRNMAGARGLWRATGMKDNDFGKPIIAVANSFTQFVPGHVHLKDLGQLVAREIERAGGVAKEFNTIAVDDGIAMGHDGMLYSLPSREVIADSVEYMVNAHCADAVVCISNCDKITPGMLMAALRLNIPAIFVSGGPMEAGKVDHRGKIKPLDLVDAMIAAADDDYTDEEVKVIERSACPTCGSCSGMFTANSMNCLVEALGLGLPGNGSTLATHADRERLFLEAGRRIVDLAKRYYEKDEAGVLPRSIATFEAFENAMTLDIAMGGSTNTVLHLLAAAHEGEVNFSMADIDRLSRRVPCLSKVAPAKSDVHMEDVHRAGGIMALLGELDRAGLINAHCRTVHSDSMGEALAKWDVMRTEDEAVREFYRAAPGGVPTQVAFSQSRRYEELDTDRAGGVIRDKAHAFSQDGGLAVLYGNLAEEGSIVKTAGVDPSNLTFEGPARVFESQDAAVDAILTNRVIAGEVVVIRYEGPRGGPGMQEMLYPTSYLKSKGLGKLCALVTDGRFSGATSGLSIGHASPEAAEGGTIALVENGDRISIDIPNRSIHLDVPDAELARRRAALADGRGFKPAEPRKRKVTTALKAYAALTTSASKGAVRVLPE is encoded by the coding sequence ATGCCTCCCTATCGCTCACGCACCACGACCCACGGCCGCAACATGGCCGGCGCCCGGGGCCTCTGGCGTGCGACGGGCATGAAGGACAACGACTTCGGCAAGCCCATCATCGCGGTGGCGAACAGCTTCACGCAGTTCGTGCCCGGCCACGTCCACCTGAAGGACCTCGGCCAGCTGGTCGCGCGCGAGATCGAGCGCGCGGGCGGCGTCGCCAAGGAGTTCAACACCATCGCGGTCGACGACGGCATCGCCATGGGCCACGACGGCATGCTGTACAGCCTGCCGAGCCGCGAGGTCATCGCGGACAGCGTCGAATACATGGTCAACGCCCACTGCGCCGACGCCGTGGTGTGCATCTCCAACTGCGACAAGATCACCCCCGGCATGCTGATGGCGGCGCTGCGCCTCAACATCCCGGCCATCTTCGTGTCGGGCGGCCCGATGGAGGCCGGCAAGGTCGACCACCGCGGCAAGATCAAGCCGCTCGACCTCGTCGACGCCATGATCGCGGCGGCCGACGACGACTACACCGACGAGGAAGTGAAGGTCATCGAGCGCTCGGCCTGCCCGACCTGCGGCTCCTGCTCGGGCATGTTCACCGCCAACTCGATGAACTGCCTCGTGGAAGCGCTGGGCCTCGGCCTGCCGGGCAACGGCTCGACGCTCGCCACCCACGCGGACCGCGAGCGGCTGTTCCTGGAGGCCGGCCGCCGCATCGTCGACCTCGCCAAGCGCTACTACGAGAAGGACGAGGCCGGCGTGCTGCCGCGCTCGATCGCGACCTTCGAGGCCTTCGAGAACGCCATGACGCTCGACATCGCCATGGGCGGGTCGACCAACACGGTGCTGCACCTGCTCGCCGCCGCCCACGAGGGCGAGGTGAACTTCTCCATGGCGGACATCGACCGCTTGAGCCGCCGCGTGCCCTGCCTGTCCAAGGTCGCGCCCGCGAAGTCGGACGTCCACATGGAGGACGTGCACCGCGCCGGCGGCATCATGGCGCTGCTCGGCGAGCTCGACCGCGCCGGGCTGATCAACGCCCACTGCCGCACGGTCCATTCCGATTCGATGGGCGAGGCGCTCGCGAAGTGGGACGTGATGCGGACCGAGGACGAGGCGGTGCGCGAGTTCTACCGCGCGGCGCCGGGCGGCGTGCCGACCCAGGTGGCCTTCAGCCAGAGCCGCCGCTACGAGGAGCTCGACACCGACCGCGCGGGCGGCGTCATCCGCGACAAGGCCCACGCCTTCAGCCAGGACGGCGGCCTCGCCGTGCTTTACGGAAACCTCGCCGAGGAGGGCTCCATCGTGAAGACGGCGGGCGTCGACCCGTCGAACCTCACCTTCGAGGGGCCGGCGCGCGTCTTCGAGAGCCAGGACGCGGCCGTGGATGCGATCCTGACCAACCGCGTCATCGCCGGCGAGGTGGTGGTGATCCGCTACGAGGGCCCGCGCGGCGGCCCCGGCATGCAGGAGATGCTGTATCCGACGAGCTACCTGAAGTCGAAGGGCCTCGGCAAGCTCTGCGCCCTCGTCACCGACGGCCGCTTCTCGGGCGCGACCTCGGGCCTGTCGATCGGCCACGCGTCGCCCGAGGCCGCCGAGGGCGGCACGATCGCGCTGGTCGAGAACGGTGACCGGATCTCGATCGACATCCCGAACCGCTCGATCCACCTCGACGTGCCGGACGCCGAACTCGCCCGCCGCCGCGCCGCGCTGGCGGACGGCCGCGGCTTCAAGCCGGCGGAGCCCCGCAAGCGCAAGGTGACGACGGCCCTCAAGGCCTACGCGGCGCTCACCACCAGCGCGTCGAAGGGCGCGGTGCGGGTGCTGCCGGAGTGA
- a CDS encoding DHA2 family efflux MFS transporter permease subunit produces the protein MAAAALTAAAPAAAPATDTRKLITFIAMVFGMFMAILDIQIVSASLAEIQAGLSASSDEVAWVQTSYLIAEVIMIPLSGILSRAFSTRYLFFASCAGFTAMSFMCSTATDIGQMIVYRALQGFVGGAMIPTVFAAAYTIFPREKQPVVGPMIGLVATLAPTIGPTVGGYLTDLFSWHWLFLVNVGPGIVVSLLAWFLIDFDEPDLSLLDRFDWWGLAGMAAFLGGGEYVLEEGPQHDWFAEQAVAVCAVASVLGAALFFWRAFTAKQPIVDLSAFQNRNFMFGSIFSFVMGIGLYGLTYVYPIFLARVRGYDSLQIGETMFVSGLCMFVAAPVVGRLMGKVDPRLLIAVGFTGFAVGTWMASAITKDWDFWELLVPQMLRGFSLMTAMVPINNVALGTLPPARLKNASGLYNLTRNLGGAVGLAIINTLINDRWDLHLQRLHESVAWGHEAAERTLSALTGAYAGMGSDAAVAATKRLALIVRGQALVMSLADVFLALTVLFVALAAVTPLMSRPGRAAGGGGAH, from the coding sequence GTGGCCGCCGCCGCCCTCACCGCCGCGGCGCCGGCCGCCGCCCCCGCCACCGACACGCGCAAGCTGATCACCTTCATCGCGATGGTGTTCGGCATGTTCATGGCGATCCTTGACATCCAGATCGTGTCGGCCTCGCTGGCCGAGATCCAGGCCGGCCTGTCCGCCTCCTCGGACGAGGTCGCCTGGGTGCAGACCAGCTACCTCATCGCCGAGGTGATCATGATCCCGCTGAGCGGGATCCTGTCGCGCGCCTTCTCGACCCGCTACCTGTTCTTCGCGAGCTGCGCCGGCTTCACGGCCATGAGCTTCATGTGCTCGACCGCGACCGACATCGGCCAGATGATCGTCTACCGGGCGCTGCAGGGCTTCGTCGGCGGCGCCATGATCCCCACGGTCTTCGCCGCCGCCTACACGATCTTCCCGCGCGAGAAGCAGCCCGTCGTGGGCCCCATGATCGGCCTCGTGGCGACGCTGGCCCCCACCATCGGGCCGACGGTCGGCGGCTACCTCACCGACCTGTTCTCCTGGCACTGGCTGTTCCTGGTCAACGTCGGCCCCGGCATCGTCGTGTCGCTGCTGGCCTGGTTTCTGATCGACTTCGACGAGCCCGACCTGTCCCTGCTCGACCGCTTCGACTGGTGGGGGCTCGCCGGCATGGCCGCCTTCCTCGGCGGCGGCGAATACGTGCTGGAGGAGGGGCCGCAGCACGACTGGTTCGCCGAGCAGGCCGTGGCGGTCTGCGCCGTCGCCTCCGTGCTCGGCGCCGCGCTGTTCTTCTGGCGCGCCTTCACGGCGAAGCAGCCCATCGTCGACCTGTCGGCCTTCCAGAACCGCAACTTCATGTTCGGCTCGATCTTCTCCTTCGTGATGGGGATCGGGCTCTACGGCCTCACCTACGTGTATCCGATCTTCCTCGCCCGGGTGCGCGGCTACGATTCGCTGCAGATCGGCGAAACCATGTTCGTGTCGGGCCTGTGCATGTTCGTGGCGGCCCCGGTCGTCGGGCGGCTGATGGGCAAGGTCGACCCGCGCCTGCTCATCGCGGTGGGCTTCACCGGCTTCGCGGTGGGCACCTGGATGGCCTCCGCCATCACGAAGGACTGGGACTTCTGGGAGTTGCTCGTGCCGCAGATGCTGCGCGGCTTCTCGCTGATGACCGCGATGGTGCCGATCAACAACGTGGCGCTCGGCACGCTGCCGCCGGCGCGGCTGAAGAACGCCTCGGGCCTCTACAACCTCACCCGCAACCTCGGCGGCGCGGTGGGCCTGGCCATCATCAACACGCTGATCAACGACCGCTGGGACCTCCACCTGCAGCGCCTGCACGAGAGCGTGGCCTGGGGCCACGAGGCGGCCGAGCGCACCCTGTCGGCCCTCACCGGGGCCTATGCCGGCATGGGATCGGACGCCGCCGTCGCGGCCACGAAGAGGCTGGCGCTGATCGTGCGCGGGCAGGCGCTGGTGATGTCGCTCGCCGACGTGTTCCTCGCCCTGACGGTGCTGTTCGTCGCCCTGGCGGCCGTGACGCCGCTGATGAGCCGGCCCGGCCGGGCCGCGGGCGGCGGCGGGGCGCACTGA
- a CDS encoding TetR/AcrR family transcriptional regulator yields MAAPFETRLDAAPSREDGAKRRQILDGARRVFLSTGFDGASMNEVARAAGVSKGTLYVYFASKEELFAALLRDEKSEQAEQLCRFDDDGPDVAANLHGFGTAFITLVLRADSMAHMRTVMAVASKFPEIGRAYYEAGPETGRRRLARYLGRQAEAGRLKLDDAEEAAQHFFDLCKGHMFIEAMLGLRAEPGRAEVEAQAGKATALFMRLYGA; encoded by the coding sequence TTGGCCGCCCCCTTCGAGACGCGTCTCGACGCCGCGCCGAGCCGCGAGGACGGCGCCAAGCGGCGCCAGATCCTCGACGGCGCGCGGCGCGTGTTCCTGTCGACCGGCTTCGACGGCGCCAGCATGAACGAGGTGGCGCGGGCGGCGGGCGTGTCGAAGGGCACGCTCTACGTGTATTTCGCCAGCAAGGAGGAGCTGTTCGCGGCCCTGCTGCGCGACGAGAAGAGCGAGCAGGCCGAGCAGCTCTGCCGCTTCGACGACGACGGGCCCGACGTGGCCGCCAACCTGCACGGCTTCGGCACGGCCTTCATAACGCTCGTCCTGCGCGCCGATTCGATGGCCCACATGCGGACCGTGATGGCGGTGGCCTCGAAATTCCCCGAGATCGGACGCGCCTATTACGAGGCCGGGCCGGAGACGGGCCGGCGGCGCCTCGCACGCTACCTCGGCCGGCAGGCGGAGGCGGGCCGGCTCAAGCTCGACGACGCCGAAGAGGCGGCCCAGCACTTCTTCGACCTGTGCAAGGGCCACATGTTCATCGAGGCGATGCTGGGGCTGCGCGCCGAGCCCGGGCGGGCCGAGGTGGAAGCCCAGGCCGGGAAGGCCACGGCGCTGTTCATGCGCCTGTACGGGGCGTGA
- the hpxZ gene encoding oxalurate catabolism protein HpxZ produces MVIDHPATLAEVEAAFAAYEAALVGNDVAALDAFFWRDARAIRYGAGENLYGHAAIAAFRAARPAAGLARTLERTVVTTFGTDFATASTLFTRDSAPDRVGRQMQSWARFPEGWRIVAAHVSLIPADGAG; encoded by the coding sequence ATGGTGATCGACCACCCCGCCACACTCGCCGAGGTCGAGGCGGCCTTCGCGGCCTACGAGGCCGCGCTGGTGGGCAACGACGTCGCGGCGCTCGACGCCTTCTTCTGGCGCGACGCGCGGGCGATCCGCTACGGCGCGGGTGAGAACCTCTACGGCCACGCCGCCATCGCGGCGTTCCGGGCGGCCCGCCCGGCCGCCGGACTGGCGCGGACGCTGGAGCGCACCGTCGTGACGACGTTCGGCACCGACTTCGCCACCGCCTCGACCTTGTTCACGCGCGATTCCGCGCCCGACCGCGTCGGGCGCCAGATGCAGAGCTGGGCGCGGTTCCCCGAAGGCTGGCGCATCGTCGCGGCCCACGTCAGCCTCATCCCGGCGGACGGGGCAGGCTGA